A single window of Paenibacillus sp. SYP-B4298 DNA harbors:
- a CDS encoding DUF1540 domain-containing protein, giving the protein MPQGVKCSVSNCTFWKQGNLCNADQIAIDVDQHANLDTEFADEWDSHRDTAKTSSVTCCHTFQPKR; this is encoded by the coding sequence ATGCCGCAAGGCGTAAAATGCAGTGTATCCAATTGTACATTTTGGAAGCAAGGCAATCTGTGCAATGCCGACCAAATTGCAATTGATGTAGATCAGCACGCCAACCTGGACACTGAATTTGCTGACGAGTGGGACAGCCATAGAGATACAGCGAAGACTTCCTCTGTGACCTGCTGCCATACGTTTCAGCCGAAGAGGTAA
- a CDS encoding FAD-dependent oxidoreductase, which translates to MRIKNLWTRKRLKPVVISMVFIIIIALAAGWWYYKKTRYDFTNPYPRQQLLEVQSVAEPAPSYDVIVAGTDPEGIAAALSAARNGLSVLLVDGKDRQILGGLMTVGGLNTIDFNYAPEKRSLFSYFKDTEILNKGIFLEWYKQIEGTSFDVNTAANTFYNMVKNEKNIDLLMQTKRMEPLTEEQSSGTRTATGMRIVMADGTERLVSAQAIIDATQDGDIAAAAGAPYTFGREDIGDRESLMVATLVFRLDGVTQEVWGQMGRHEDARIDRMSIWGYHDAREYQPTDPAKVRMRSLNIGRQNDNSVLINSMQLFDVDPLDPESVRRGLEIGEREAPLIVEFLKKRFPAFANVTYGGTAAELYIRESRHIQGEYRLTLADVMENRDHADAIAYGSYAIDIQSTSKGQIGTILMNPQQYGIPFRCLVPLEVDGLLVVGRAASFDTLPHGSARVIPVGMATGEAAGAAVKLALSNHQTLRELSHSEERMKQLRQRLKGQGMDLAMKSFEQPAYLANKSYPGLLAAASMYLTSGSYSNDQWDLDGSSNPQRFVNIMRRIRSANPERFENDPMDAIRGQKEPREQPLSLNQAAYIILTAANKNTTEALALAELLKLGWLDKATIEGIEDEEQLTNGEVFMLIRDVAEHYMNIRFQ; encoded by the coding sequence TTGAGAATTAAAAATTTGTGGACACGCAAAAGATTGAAGCCCGTTGTAATTAGTATGGTATTCATTATAATTATCGCCTTGGCCGCCGGATGGTGGTATTACAAAAAGACCCGTTATGACTTTACGAATCCTTACCCGCGCCAGCAACTGCTGGAGGTGCAATCGGTGGCAGAGCCAGCACCATCCTATGATGTCATCGTTGCCGGGACAGACCCTGAGGGTATCGCTGCAGCGCTGTCGGCCGCTCGTAACGGGCTCAGTGTACTGCTGGTGGACGGCAAGGATCGCCAGATACTAGGCGGTTTGATGACCGTAGGCGGGTTGAATACGATCGATTTCAATTATGCGCCAGAGAAGCGCTCGTTATTCTCGTATTTTAAAGACACGGAGATTTTGAACAAGGGAATCTTTCTGGAATGGTACAAGCAGATCGAAGGCACTTCATTCGATGTGAATACAGCGGCGAATACATTCTATAACATGGTGAAGAATGAGAAGAATATTGATCTGTTGATGCAGACGAAGCGGATGGAGCCGCTGACAGAGGAGCAATCATCGGGAACAAGGACGGCTACAGGCATGCGTATCGTCATGGCTGATGGCACCGAGCGTCTCGTGAGCGCACAAGCGATCATTGATGCGACGCAGGATGGAGATATTGCTGCGGCTGCCGGGGCGCCGTATACATTCGGACGTGAGGACATCGGGGATCGCGAATCCTTGATGGTGGCGACGCTCGTCTTCCGGCTGGACGGTGTGACGCAGGAGGTATGGGGGCAGATGGGGCGTCATGAGGATGCCCGAATTGATCGAATGAGCATCTGGGGCTATCATGATGCGCGCGAATACCAGCCGACCGATCCTGCCAAGGTAAGAATGCGCTCGCTCAATATCGGCAGGCAGAACGATAACAGCGTCCTGATTAATTCAATGCAGTTGTTTGATGTTGATCCGCTCGATCCAGAGTCGGTACGTCGCGGCTTGGAGATTGGCGAGCGCGAGGCGCCGTTAATCGTCGAGTTCCTGAAAAAGCGCTTCCCGGCTTTCGCGAATGTTACCTACGGGGGCACGGCTGCTGAATTGTACATAAGGGAGTCCAGACATATACAAGGCGAATACCGGCTGACATTGGCAGATGTGATGGAGAATCGCGATCATGCTGACGCGATTGCCTACGGTTCCTATGCGATCGATATTCAGAGCACAAGCAAGGGGCAGATCGGAACCATCCTGATGAATCCGCAGCAATATGGCATTCCGTTTCGCTGCCTTGTGCCTTTAGAGGTCGACGGGCTGTTGGTCGTCGGTCGCGCCGCGAGCTTCGATACGCTGCCGCACGGGAGCGCTCGTGTTATTCCGGTCGGTATGGCGACTGGGGAGGCTGCTGGAGCGGCCGTGAAGCTGGCGCTGAGCAATCATCAGACATTGCGCGAGCTGTCCCACTCGGAGGAGAGGATGAAGCAACTGAGGCAACGACTGAAGGGGCAGGGAATGGATCTGGCGATGAAATCGTTCGAGCAGCCAGCTTACCTGGCGAACAAATCCTATCCCGGACTGCTGGCGGCTGCAAGTATGTATCTGACCTCTGGCTCCTATTCTAATGATCAATGGGATCTGGACGGCAGCTCCAACCCGCAGCGGTTCGTCAACATCATGCGCCGCATTCGCTCCGCTAACCCGGAACGGTTCGAGAACGACCCGATGGATGCGATCCGTGGCCAGAAGGAGCCGCGTGAGCAACCACTGTCGCTGAACCAGGCTGCCTACATCATACTGACCGCTGCGAACAAGAACACAACAGAGGCGCTGGCGCTGGCGGAGCTGCTGAAGCTGGGATGGCTGGATAAGGCAACGATAGAGGGAATTGAAGATGAGGAGCAGCTTACCAATGGCGAGGTATTTATGCTCATTCGCGATGTGGCGGAGCATTATATGAATATCCGGTTTCAGTAA
- a CDS encoding YlaH-like family protein yields MQAWLSNHPLVSYVLILGSVIYIFNQVFRAQRRLPILKEILVHIMMAIGSLVLLVLQIDKLPIIQCMAVAIIMMFMLRARQLYDKWKGGAKPQGQGSEPEAKS; encoded by the coding sequence ATGCAGGCATGGCTTAGCAACCATCCGCTTGTTTCATACGTCTTAATTTTGGGATCTGTAATCTATATCTTTAACCAGGTTTTCCGTGCTCAAAGACGACTCCCGATCTTGAAGGAAATACTGGTGCATATTATGATGGCCATCGGGTCGCTTGTTCTGCTCGTGCTGCAGATCGACAAACTCCCGATCATTCAGTGCATGGCTGTAGCGATAATCATGATGTTCATGCTTCGAGCCAGACAACTGTATGACAAGTGGAAGGGTGGAGCGAAGCCCCAAGGACAGGGTAGCGAGCCTGAGGCCAAGTCATAA
- the thiI gene encoding tRNA uracil 4-sulfurtransferase ThiI, which translates to MNTLTYDLIIVRFGEFTLKGRNRTRFEKKMQSQILAVLEQYPRIEAVMDYGRVYVLLHGEPYDQVAKRLQSVFGIANLSPALQCEPELEVLRATALRAMSVYDESPRTFKVTGRRVWKEFPHSSQELNPLIAGPVLKASPWLTVDVRKPDIELKIEVRQDIAYVFSEVIPAAGGYPYGTNGKAMLLLSGGIDSPVAGWLAMRRGLEIEAVHFYSYPFTSEQARDKVIELARRLSFYSGRIRLHLVPFTEVQTSFAGIQQDKLTITLMRRAMLRITEQLAGQSGALAIVTGESLGQVASQTLGSMNVIGRATELPLLRPLVAMDKQEIITYAEKLDTYEVSIQPYEDCCTLFVPKSPSTNPNLRAVERIESQIARLAELEDEAIRGTQVLDIMPSQRSAVASAGEDDWF; encoded by the coding sequence ATGAATACATTAACCTATGATTTGATTATTGTCCGATTCGGAGAATTCACGTTAAAGGGTCGTAATCGGACGCGGTTTGAGAAGAAGATGCAGAGCCAGATTCTCGCGGTGCTGGAGCAGTATCCGCGTATTGAGGCCGTCATGGACTATGGGCGCGTCTATGTGCTGTTGCACGGCGAGCCTTACGATCAGGTAGCCAAGCGGCTGCAGTCAGTCTTTGGCATCGCCAATCTCAGTCCGGCGCTCCAGTGTGAGCCAGAGCTTGAAGTGCTGCGCGCGACAGCGCTGCGAGCCATGAGCGTCTATGATGAATCCCCTCGCACCTTCAAGGTGACAGGGCGGCGTGTATGGAAGGAGTTCCCGCATAGCTCGCAGGAGCTGAATCCGTTGATCGCTGGCCCAGTGCTGAAGGCAAGCCCTTGGCTGACCGTTGATGTGCGCAAGCCCGATATAGAGCTGAAGATCGAGGTGCGCCAGGACATTGCTTATGTGTTCAGCGAGGTGATCCCTGCCGCTGGCGGTTATCCATACGGTACGAATGGCAAGGCGATGCTGCTGTTGTCTGGCGGCATCGACAGCCCGGTTGCCGGATGGCTGGCGATGCGGCGCGGGCTGGAGATCGAGGCCGTGCATTTCTACAGCTACCCATTCACCAGCGAGCAAGCGCGGGACAAGGTTATTGAGCTGGCAAGACGGCTCTCCTTTTATAGCGGGCGTATTCGGCTTCATCTGGTGCCGTTTACCGAGGTGCAGACCTCCTTTGCCGGCATTCAGCAGGATAAGCTGACGATAACATTGATGCGGCGGGCGATGCTGCGCATTACGGAGCAGCTTGCCGGGCAATCCGGCGCTCTGGCGATTGTGACAGGCGAAAGCCTCGGCCAGGTGGCGAGTCAGACGCTGGGGAGCATGAATGTCATCGGGAGAGCGACGGAGCTTCCGCTGCTGCGGCCGCTGGTGGCGATGGACAAGCAAGAGATTATTACGTATGCGGAGAAGCTGGATACGTATGAGGTGTCCATCCAGCCTTATGAGGACTGCTGTACGCTGTTCGTGCCCAAATCGCCAAGCACCAATCCGAATCTGCGTGCAGTGGAACGGATCGAATCGCAGATTGCTCGCTTGGCCGAGCTGGAGGACGAAGCGATCCGCGGAACGCAAGTGCTGGACATCATGCCCTCGCAGCGAAGCGCGGTGGCCAGCGCGGGCGAGGATGACTGGTTCTAG
- a CDS encoding YpuI family protein yields the protein MTSTNVKQLCEETRGKLKQSVSQLEEFLNQHSLSDLNSGQQEMENSESFYKGLLSDLRHLLVFSEVSYEKLGVALRRPNFDQEFAERALYEVYHQCVNAYFYPKNEGYSEDGRYAYTGQEAIRFLQKPVQPVRDIVLGVSKVYEELRDDLSYYESDYMTQQRMMRQK from the coding sequence ATGACATCGACCAATGTGAAGCAGCTTTGTGAAGAGACAAGAGGGAAATTAAAGCAATCCGTAAGCCAACTCGAGGAATTTCTCAATCAGCACTCGTTGTCTGATCTCAATAGCGGACAGCAAGAGATGGAAAATTCAGAGTCATTTTACAAAGGACTGTTGTCTGACCTTCGTCATCTGCTTGTTTTCTCCGAAGTGTCCTACGAGAAGCTTGGGGTAGCGCTGAGACGTCCCAACTTTGACCAGGAGTTCGCCGAGCGCGCTCTGTATGAGGTATACCATCAGTGTGTCAATGCTTATTTTTATCCTAAGAATGAAGGGTACTCCGAGGATGGGCGTTACGCTTATACCGGTCAGGAGGCCATTCGTTTCCTGCAGAAGCCGGTGCAGCCAGTGCGCGACATTGTGCTAGGCGTATCCAAGGTGTATGAGGAATTGCGCGATGATCTCTCCTATTATGAAAGCGACTATATGACGCAGCAACGGATGATGAGGCAAAAATAA
- a CDS encoding lytic transglycosylase domain-containing protein, with the protein MSIDPRVMKTLLQLQWMPSVDISRAGGSVLSSQDGTASTLFQTLLDEYVQSAEADSASVGTGAQERLSSWSALPSSWMATAGQAAATQTGKSSDYDALIEQASLKYGVDRSLITAVIHHESSFNAGVVSQAGAKGLMQLMDGTASWLGVNDAFDPAQNIDGGTRYLSYLLRKYDGNEAAALAAYNAGPGRVDRLGIHNDADVVDKLQQLPEETRNYIRKVLATRELY; encoded by the coding sequence GTGAGCATTGATCCTCGCGTCATGAAAACCTTGCTCCAGCTTCAATGGATGCCGTCGGTGGATATTAGCAGAGCGGGGGGCAGTGTGCTGTCTTCCCAGGATGGAACGGCTAGCACGCTGTTTCAGACGCTCTTAGACGAATATGTGCAGTCGGCCGAGGCGGATTCGGCTTCGGTCGGAACGGGAGCGCAGGAGCGGCTGTCATCATGGTCTGCGCTGCCCTCCTCCTGGATGGCGACGGCTGGGCAAGCTGCTGCAACACAGACAGGCAAGAGCAGCGACTATGATGCCTTGATTGAGCAGGCATCGCTCAAGTATGGGGTAGATCGATCCTTAATTACAGCCGTCATCCATCATGAGTCCTCCTTCAATGCTGGAGTCGTGTCCCAGGCTGGCGCGAAGGGACTCATGCAATTAATGGATGGAACGGCAAGCTGGCTCGGTGTGAATGACGCCTTCGACCCTGCGCAAAATATCGATGGCGGTACGCGGTATCTGTCCTATCTGCTGCGCAAGTATGATGGCAACGAAGCGGCAGCGCTCGCTGCCTACAATGCCGGACCGGGAAGGGTCGACCGTCTGGGCATCCACAATGATGCGGATGTGGTGGACAAGCTTCAACAGCTTCCTGAGGAGACACGCAATTATATTCGGAAGGTGCTTGCCACTCGTGAGCTTTACTAA
- a CDS encoding cysteine desulfurase family protein produces MLYFDHCSSTPPHPDVVRTLSEVMQRHYANPASMHQAGMEADKLMQRARSVAAELYGTKPEEWIFTSGGTESNNLAIKGAARALRSRGNHLITTKIEHASVYEAFRALEEEGFEVTYLQVEQDGRLDPARLEQALTDRTTLVSVMQVNNETGAVQPIEQIGQLLSRYPKIVFHVDGVQAAGKLETRIKEWHVDLYSISAHKLQGPKGTGWLYVRESLRLTPLLSGGDQERGLRPGTPNMPAIIAAAKALRLAHESRPERFARMRQLRGRLLDGLAAVHGLTLIDSEQGGVVAQAAKQRPDGVNGEAAAQARLSKDIVLAAPHVICCCFPGLKPEVVVHALEERGIIISTKSACSSRRNQPSRVLLGMGLGDELAQSSLRISLGDEHTEQDIDQLIAELTAVAARLKPLARGGAYR; encoded by the coding sequence ATGCTATATTTTGATCATTGTTCATCAACCCCGCCGCATCCTGATGTCGTTCGCACGCTATCGGAGGTCATGCAGCGTCATTATGCCAATCCGGCTTCCATGCATCAGGCGGGGATGGAGGCAGACAAGCTGATGCAGCGCGCCCGTTCGGTCGCTGCGGAGCTGTATGGAACGAAGCCAGAGGAATGGATATTCACATCGGGCGGAACAGAAAGCAATAATCTGGCAATCAAGGGCGCAGCAAGGGCGCTGCGCAGCCGGGGGAATCATCTGATTACGACCAAGATCGAGCATGCCTCGGTGTATGAAGCGTTCCGCGCGCTGGAGGAGGAAGGCTTCGAAGTAACCTACCTGCAAGTGGAGCAGGATGGCAGGCTCGACCCGGCCAGGCTGGAACAGGCGCTTACCGATCGCACCACGCTGGTCAGCGTGATGCAGGTGAATAATGAGACCGGAGCGGTGCAGCCGATTGAACAGATTGGGCAACTGCTGTCCCGCTATCCCAAAATCGTATTTCATGTGGACGGCGTTCAGGCAGCGGGCAAGCTTGAGACCAGAATCAAGGAATGGCATGTGGATCTATACAGCATCTCAGCGCATAAGCTGCAAGGACCCAAGGGCACGGGCTGGCTCTATGTGCGCGAGTCGCTTCGCCTGACGCCGCTGCTATCTGGCGGCGATCAGGAGCGCGGCTTGCGTCCGGGGACGCCGAACATGCCGGCGATTATCGCCGCTGCCAAGGCGCTGCGGCTCGCGCATGAGTCGCGGCCGGAGCGGTTCGCTCGCATGCGACAACTGCGCGGGCGCTTGCTGGACGGGCTGGCTGCTGTTCACGGACTGACGCTGATCGATAGCGAGCAGGGCGGGGTAGTTGCCCAGGCTGCGAAGCAGCGTCCAGATGGAGTGAACGGAGAAGCGGCTGCCCAGGCGCGCCTGAGCAAGGATATCGTGCTGGCGGCGCCGCATGTTATCTGTTGCTGCTTTCCCGGCCTCAAGCCGGAGGTGGTCGTTCATGCCCTGGAGGAGCGGGGCATCATCATCTCGACCAAGTCCGCCTGCTCCTCGCGCAGAAACCAGCCAAGCAGAGTATTGCTTGGCATGGGACTCGGGGACGAGCTGGCGCAGTCCAGTCTGCGGATCAGCCTCGGGGACGAGCATACAGAACAGGATATTGACCAGTTGATTGCGGAGCTGACGGCAGTTGCTGCCCGCTTGAAGCCGCTTGCCAGAGGGGGCGCATACAGATGA
- the typA gene encoding translational GTPase TypA, whose product MHSRENLRNIAIIAHVDHGKTTLVDKLLQQSGTFRDHEVLQERAMDSNDLERERGITILAKNTAITYKEYLVNIVDTPGHADFGGEVERIMKMVDGVLLVVDAFEGCMPQTKFVLRKALEHQLTPIVVVNKIDRPNARPAEVVDEVLDLFIELNANDDQLEFPVVYASGLMGTSSTNPEQQDENMQALYETIVQHIPAPTESAVDPLQFLVTLMDYNEYLGRIAVGRVNRGVIRQGQPVAVMTREGGQKQARIEKLFGFQGLKRIEIEEAGAGDIIAIAGIKDINIGETIADPAHPEALPVLKIDEPTLQMTFLVNNSPFAGREGKWVTSRKLRERLLKELETDVALRIEETDSPDAFIVAGRGELHLGILIENMRREGFELQVSKPEVIVKEIDGSRMEPYERLIIDVPEESTGAVMESLGTRKAEMVNMVNNGTGQVRLEFIIPARGLIGYRTQFLTLTRGYGIMNHAFDSYGPLAGNSVGGRHQGVLVSTENGTSTFYGMMSVEDRGTLFLEPGTEVYEGMIVGEHTRDNDIVVNICKEKQLTNVRSATKEDTVKMKTPIIFSLEQALEYLNDDEYCEITPKSIRLRKKILNKSERERAEKQRKMAGSNV is encoded by the coding sequence ATGCATTCGAGAGAAAATCTACGCAACATCGCAATTATTGCCCACGTTGACCATGGCAAAACCACACTGGTAGACAAGCTTTTGCAACAGTCTGGTACGTTTCGTGACCATGAGGTTTTGCAGGAGCGGGCAATGGACTCCAATGATTTGGAGCGAGAGAGAGGCATTACCATTTTGGCGAAGAACACAGCCATCACCTACAAGGAATATCTGGTGAATATTGTCGACACGCCCGGACATGCCGATTTTGGCGGAGAAGTGGAACGGATTATGAAAATGGTTGACGGGGTGCTGCTGGTTGTTGATGCCTTCGAAGGCTGCATGCCGCAAACGAAGTTCGTGCTGCGCAAAGCGCTGGAGCATCAACTGACGCCGATCGTCGTCGTCAATAAGATTGACCGTCCGAATGCCCGTCCGGCCGAGGTTGTGGATGAGGTGCTCGACCTGTTCATCGAACTGAATGCCAATGATGATCAACTGGAATTCCCTGTCGTGTATGCATCCGGTCTGATGGGAACGTCCAGCACGAACCCGGAGCAGCAGGATGAGAATATGCAGGCATTGTATGAGACGATCGTCCAGCATATTCCTGCGCCAACAGAGAGCGCTGTAGACCCGCTGCAATTTCTGGTCACGCTGATGGATTATAATGAATATCTGGGTCGCATCGCCGTAGGTCGTGTGAACCGCGGCGTCATCCGTCAAGGGCAGCCCGTTGCTGTTATGACCCGTGAGGGAGGGCAAAAGCAAGCTCGCATCGAGAAGCTGTTCGGCTTCCAGGGGCTGAAGCGGATCGAGATTGAAGAGGCGGGAGCAGGCGACATCATCGCGATTGCTGGTATCAAGGATATTAATATCGGTGAGACGATTGCCGATCCGGCCCATCCGGAGGCACTGCCGGTGCTCAAGATTGATGAGCCGACCCTGCAGATGACGTTCCTCGTCAACAACAGCCCATTCGCAGGTCGTGAAGGCAAGTGGGTTACCTCCCGCAAGCTGCGCGAGCGTCTGCTCAAGGAGCTGGAGACCGATGTGGCGTTGCGCATCGAGGAGACGGACAGCCCGGATGCCTTCATCGTTGCTGGTCGCGGCGAGCTTCACTTGGGCATTTTGATCGAGAATATGCGTCGTGAGGGCTTTGAGCTGCAAGTGTCCAAGCCAGAGGTTATTGTGAAGGAGATCGATGGCTCCAGAATGGAGCCCTACGAGCGCCTGATTATCGATGTGCCGGAGGAGAGCACCGGAGCTGTTATGGAGAGTCTGGGAACGCGCAAGGCTGAGATGGTCAATATGGTTAACAACGGCACAGGCCAGGTACGACTGGAGTTTATTATCCCGGCGCGCGGTCTCATCGGTTATCGCACGCAGTTCCTGACGCTGACACGCGGTTATGGCATTATGAACCATGCGTTTGACAGCTACGGCCCGCTGGCTGGCAACTCGGTAGGCGGCCGTCATCAAGGCGTGCTCGTCTCGACCGAGAATGGTACATCGACCTTCTACGGCATGATGTCTGTTGAAGATCGCGGTACCCTGTTCCTGGAACCAGGCACCGAGGTGTACGAAGGCATGATCGTTGGCGAGCATACAAGAGATAACGACATCGTTGTGAATATCTGCAAGGAGAAGCAACTGACCAACGTGCGCTCGGCGACGAAGGAGGATACGGTGAAGATGAAGACACCGATTATCTTCTCGCTGGAGCAGGCGCTGGAGTATCTGAATGATGATGAGTACTGTGAAATCACGCCCAAATCGATTCGCCTGCGCAAAAAAATTCTGAACAAAAGCGAGCGCGAGCGTGCAGAGAAGCAACGCAAAATGGCGGGATCGAACGTATAA
- a CDS encoding TerC family protein yields MESILLFVQIVFINVLLSGDNAIVIAMASQHLPPSQRKRAIFWGSTAAVLLRCVLTLVAITLLKIPYLQAAGAVLLFIIAVKLLRDAHEGEGHPSGVRKAASLAGAIQTIVAADFVMSLDNVLAIAAIAEGEPLMMLLGIGLSIPMIVWGSQLLGAALRKFPPLVYIGAGLLGYAAGKMLIQDPGLNGLLFHGSATVAEAIPLLSIPFVIVLSLLGRRSV; encoded by the coding sequence GTGGAGAGTATACTATTATTTGTACAAATTGTATTTATTAATGTGCTGCTTAGCGGTGATAACGCAATCGTAATCGCCATGGCCAGCCAGCACCTGCCGCCCAGCCAGCGCAAGCGGGCGATCTTCTGGGGATCAACAGCGGCTGTGCTGCTGCGCTGCGTGCTGACGCTAGTGGCTATCACGCTGTTGAAGATACCTTACCTGCAGGCCGCAGGCGCGGTGCTGCTGTTCATCATAGCCGTCAAGCTGCTCCGCGACGCTCACGAAGGGGAGGGGCATCCGTCTGGAGTGCGCAAGGCAGCCTCGCTTGCTGGCGCGATTCAGACGATTGTAGCGGCTGATTTCGTGATGAGCCTGGACAATGTACTGGCTATTGCCGCTATTGCCGAGGGTGAGCCGCTCATGATGCTGCTGGGCATCGGGCTGTCGATTCCGATGATCGTATGGGGCAGTCAGTTGCTTGGCGCTGCGCTACGCAAATTTCCCCCATTGGTCTACATCGGTGCGGGACTGCTCGGGTATGCAGCCGGCAAGATGCTGATTCAAGATCCGGGGCTGAACGGCTTGCTGTTTCACGGCTCAGCGACCGTTGCTGAAGCGATTCCGTTGCTGTCCATTCCATTTGTAATTGTCCTGTCGCTGCTGGGAAGACGCTCTGTGTAG
- a CDS encoding LCP family protein: protein MAEQKDSEQLSRSAARAVRSKAPKKKKKGGWGKWVALFTLLLLGGVAVYLGILVQNTTKVIDTIGNTTVEEVPVEESVKVKPVTLLLLGLDSREKGGGLNTDVIKVVALSPKSKTATIGSIPRDTRIEMSGVPSDKANAYYARYYVEAIRDKKTADEAHAYARRETRELFSEYLGVPINYTVVVNFNALKDIVNALGGIDVDVDIDMRYWDTLDGTDINLKKGPQTLDGKQALDFVRYRKSKAGKTKESSDFERNVRQTQVISGILDKIKSFDGITKANELLEAVGNNVKSDIHPKEITNMMTTYMGINGSSVESVLLDGKWVSPYVYGDPDSLQALSNALKARQAEEPLELK from the coding sequence ATGGCAGAACAAAAAGACAGTGAACAGTTGTCAAGGAGTGCCGCTCGAGCTGTGCGATCCAAAGCGCCCAAGAAGAAGAAAAAGGGCGGATGGGGCAAGTGGGTAGCGCTCTTCACGCTGCTGCTGTTGGGTGGAGTTGCGGTCTATCTGGGGATACTTGTACAAAACACGACAAAAGTTATTGATACTATCGGTAATACAACGGTCGAGGAAGTGCCTGTGGAGGAGTCTGTTAAGGTGAAGCCGGTCACGCTGCTGCTGCTTGGACTCGATTCACGGGAGAAGGGCGGCGGGCTGAACACTGATGTCATCAAGGTGGTGGCGCTCAGTCCCAAGTCCAAAACGGCGACGATCGGTTCCATTCCTCGCGATACGCGCATCGAAATGTCGGGTGTGCCAAGCGATAAGGCCAATGCTTATTATGCGCGCTATTATGTAGAGGCAATTCGCGACAAGAAGACAGCGGATGAGGCGCATGCCTATGCGCGGCGGGAGACACGGGAGCTATTCAGCGAATATCTTGGTGTTCCGATCAATTATACAGTTGTCGTCAATTTTAACGCCTTGAAGGATATTGTGAATGCACTGGGCGGTATCGATGTTGACGTGGACATCGATATGCGCTATTGGGATACGCTGGATGGCACCGACATCAATCTGAAGAAGGGGCCGCAGACGCTCGACGGCAAGCAAGCACTGGACTTTGTACGCTACCGCAAGTCGAAGGCCGGGAAAACGAAGGAGTCCAGCGACTTTGAGCGCAATGTACGGCAGACGCAGGTTATCTCGGGCATTCTGGACAAGATCAAGTCGTTTGACGGTATAACCAAAGCCAATGAGCTGCTGGAGGCGGTTGGCAACAACGTCAAGTCGGATATTCATCCAAAGGAAATTACCAACATGATGACGACTTATATGGGAATCAATGGATCTTCCGTTGAGTCGGTGCTGTTGGATGGCAAGTGGGTGTCTCCTTATGTATATGGCGACCCGGACAGCCTGCAGGCGCTCAGCAACGCGCTTAAGGCGCGGCAAGCCGAGGAACCATTGGAATTGAAATGA